In Dioscorea cayenensis subsp. rotundata cultivar TDr96_F1 chromosome 11, TDr96_F1_v2_PseudoChromosome.rev07_lg8_w22 25.fasta, whole genome shotgun sequence, a single genomic region encodes these proteins:
- the LOC120271566 gene encoding uncharacterized protein LOC120271566, which yields MRKLLLIGGFIVPCTIGGLVNEKTLADLGASINLMPYKIFQKLGLGELKATAMTLQLVDKSIRQPRGIIEDVLVKVGKFIFPIDVVILDVDDKVEVPLILGRPFLAISKALIDIKDGRITLQLGEEEVVFKPRDSMRHTMDFDDTCYCQTSMLEIFLHEDYPPDVELLRLPCWISSCI from the coding sequence ATGAGAAAACTCTTGCTGATAGGAGGATTCATTGTTCCTTGCACAATAGGAGGGTTAGTGAATGAGAAAACTCTTGCTGATCTTGGTGCGAGCATCAacctcatgccctacaaaatcttCCAAAAACTTGGGCTTGGAGAACTGAAAGCCACAGCTATGACTTTACAGTTGGTCGACAAGTCCATCAGGCAACCAAGAGggataattgaagatgttttggttaaAGTGGGAAAGTTCATTTTTCCTATAGATGTCGTCATTCTTGATGTTGATGACAAGGTTGAGGTACCATTGATTTTAGGAAGGCCATTTTTAGCAATTTCAAAGGCTCTCATTGATATTAAGGATGGTCGAATAACACTCCaacttggagaagaagaagtggtTTTCAAACCCCGAGACTCTATGAGACATACTATGGACTTTGATGACACTTGTTATTGTCAAACTTCCATGTTGGAGATCTTCTTACATGAAGATTACCCACCCGACGTTGAACTCCTCAGACTTCCATGTTGGATATCTTCCTGCATTTGA
- the LOC120272383 gene encoding cell number regulator 13-like isoform X2 produces MASWDQLGELANVAQLTGFDAVRLIGMIVQAANTARMHKRNCRQFAQHLKLIGNLLEQLKISELKRYPETREPLEQLEDALRRSYVLVDSCQNRSYLYLLAMGWNIVYQFRKAQNEIDRYLKIVPLITLVDNSRVREKLEYIERDEREYTFDDEDKKIQDMILNPDPSRNQSMELKKSLSTTYPNLPFNEALQKENAKLQLELQRSQANMDVGQCEVIQHLIGVTETVASSLPDKDTQNSKKSEPNHSDAGNDKVDSYAGNHKRQHHETYVPSRDSSPVSSGRDLISSKRSYSHGEWHTDLLDCCAEPYLCMKTFFYPCGTFARIATVAKKRYISSAETCNDLMAYSLILSCCCYTCNVRMKLRQMLDIKGGFCDDFLSHLMCCCCALVQEWREVEIRGINGTTHAWLVCLVSLGSF; encoded by the exons ATGGCGTCATGGGATCAGCTCGGGGAGCTGGCGAATGTGGCGCAGCTGACAGGATTTGATGCTGTACGGCTGATCGGAATGATTGTGCAGGCGGCTAATACGGCGCGAATGCACAAGAGGAACTGTCGCCAGTTTGCACAGCACCTGAAGCTTATTGGGAACTTGTTGGAGCAACTCAAGATCTCGGAGCTCAAGAGGTACCCTGAGACACGGGAGCCATTGGAGCAGCTTGAGGACGCCCTCCGGAGGTCATATGTATTGGTTGATAGCTGCCAGAATAGGAGCTATTTGTATCTGCTGGCCATGGGTTGGAACATTGTGTATCAGTTCAGGAAGGCGCAGAACGAGATTGATAGGTATCTCAAAATTGTGCCTCTGATCACTCTTGTGGACAATTCCCGGGTCAGG GAAAAGCTGGAGTATATTGAGAGGGATGAGCGTGAATATACATTTGATGATGAGGACAAAAAGATTCAAGATATGATACTTAATCCAGATCCTTCAAGAAATCAAAGTATGGAGCTGAAGAAGTCTCTTTCAACTACTTATCCAAATTTGCCTTTCAATGAAGCCCTTCAAAAAGAGAATGCAAAACTTCAGCTAGAATTACAAAGATCACAAGCTAACATGGATGTTGGTCAGTGTGAAGTGATTCAACATTTAATCGGAGTGACAGAAACTGTGGCTAGTTCACTTCCTGATAAAGATACGCAAAATTCTAAGAAATCAGAGCCAAATCATTCAGATGCTGGTAATGATAAAGTGGACAGCTATGCTGGTAATCATAAAAGGCAACACCATGAGACTTATGTGCCGTCAag AGATTCCTCTCCAGTTTCGTCTGGTCGTGACTTGATTTCAAGTAAAAGATCATATAGCCATGGAGAATGGCATACTGATTTGCTTGATTGTTGTGCAGAACCTTACTTAT GTATGAAGACTTTCTTTTACCCTTGTGGCACATTTGCTAGGATCGCTACAGTGGCCAAAAAGAGATACATTT CTTCTGCAGAAACCTGTAATGACCTGATGGCTTATTCGCTGATACTGTCATGTTGCTGTTACACTTGTAATGTCCGAATGAAGTTGCGTCAGATGTTGGACATCAAG GGAGGGTTTTGTGATGATTTCCTTTCTCATTTGATGTGTTGTTGCTGTGCCCTTGTTCAAGAATGGCGAGAAGTGGAGATTCGCGGTATTAATG GAACAACCCATGCTTGGTTAGTGTGCCTGGTGAGTCTGGGTTCTTTTTGA
- the LOC120272383 gene encoding cell number regulator 13-like isoform X1, producing MASWDQLGELANVAQLTGFDAVRLIGMIVQAANTARMHKRNCRQFAQHLKLIGNLLEQLKISELKRYPETREPLEQLEDALRRSYVLVDSCQNRSYLYLLAMGWNIVYQFRKAQNEIDRYLKIVPLITLVDNSRVREKLEYIERDEREYTFDDEDKKIQDMILNPDPSRNQSMELKKSLSTTYPNLPFNEALQKENAKLQLELQRSQANMDVGQCEVIQHLIGVTETVASSLPDKDTQNSKKSEPNHSDAGNDKVDSYAGNHKRQHHETYVPSRDSSPVSSGRDLISSKRSYSHGEWHTDLLDCCAEPYLCMKTFFYPCGTFARIATVAKKRYISSAETCNDLMAYSLILSCCCYTCNVRMKLRQMLDIKGGFCDDFLSHLMCCCCALVQEWREVEIRGINGPEKTKTSPPPSQYMES from the exons ATGGCGTCATGGGATCAGCTCGGGGAGCTGGCGAATGTGGCGCAGCTGACAGGATTTGATGCTGTACGGCTGATCGGAATGATTGTGCAGGCGGCTAATACGGCGCGAATGCACAAGAGGAACTGTCGCCAGTTTGCACAGCACCTGAAGCTTATTGGGAACTTGTTGGAGCAACTCAAGATCTCGGAGCTCAAGAGGTACCCTGAGACACGGGAGCCATTGGAGCAGCTTGAGGACGCCCTCCGGAGGTCATATGTATTGGTTGATAGCTGCCAGAATAGGAGCTATTTGTATCTGCTGGCCATGGGTTGGAACATTGTGTATCAGTTCAGGAAGGCGCAGAACGAGATTGATAGGTATCTCAAAATTGTGCCTCTGATCACTCTTGTGGACAATTCCCGGGTCAGG GAAAAGCTGGAGTATATTGAGAGGGATGAGCGTGAATATACATTTGATGATGAGGACAAAAAGATTCAAGATATGATACTTAATCCAGATCCTTCAAGAAATCAAAGTATGGAGCTGAAGAAGTCTCTTTCAACTACTTATCCAAATTTGCCTTTCAATGAAGCCCTTCAAAAAGAGAATGCAAAACTTCAGCTAGAATTACAAAGATCACAAGCTAACATGGATGTTGGTCAGTGTGAAGTGATTCAACATTTAATCGGAGTGACAGAAACTGTGGCTAGTTCACTTCCTGATAAAGATACGCAAAATTCTAAGAAATCAGAGCCAAATCATTCAGATGCTGGTAATGATAAAGTGGACAGCTATGCTGGTAATCATAAAAGGCAACACCATGAGACTTATGTGCCGTCAag AGATTCCTCTCCAGTTTCGTCTGGTCGTGACTTGATTTCAAGTAAAAGATCATATAGCCATGGAGAATGGCATACTGATTTGCTTGATTGTTGTGCAGAACCTTACTTAT GTATGAAGACTTTCTTTTACCCTTGTGGCACATTTGCTAGGATCGCTACAGTGGCCAAAAAGAGATACATTT CTTCTGCAGAAACCTGTAATGACCTGATGGCTTATTCGCTGATACTGTCATGTTGCTGTTACACTTGTAATGTCCGAATGAAGTTGCGTCAGATGTTGGACATCAAG GGAGGGTTTTGTGATGATTTCCTTTCTCATTTGATGTGTTGTTGCTGTGCCCTTGTTCAAGAATGGCGAGAAGTGGAGATTCGCGGTATTAATG GTCCAGAGAAGACAAAAACAAGCCCACCCCCATCCCAATATATGGAATCCTAA